One window of Vicia villosa cultivar HV-30 ecotype Madison, WI unplaced genomic scaffold, Vvil1.0 ctg.000794F_1_1, whole genome shotgun sequence genomic DNA carries:
- the LOC131631240 gene encoding aluminum-activated malate transporter 14-like isoform X1: MTDDQNDAASSSSSQSLTEETTSTRTQPPLFPHAPHLPLDLVAEILCKLPVKHLLQLRLVSISWNSLISHNPDFSAKHLRCSTSNRNRHHLILNSTLSSRHFILSHSPISSFFSSTSPITVTHFTISHSLDNGNTGRGRGVVTTCDGIICFVALSIKVSMDHETNTAKLSSSHWKSFYSFADKMKRFPGLMRRTIWKVGKDDPRKVVHSLKVGLALTLISLLYLTDPLYRGIGKNAVVAVMTVVVVMEFTVGGTLSKGLNRGLGTLSAGLLAFFIEYLADAPGHIFRAVFIGAAVFILGAAATYVRFIPYIKKNYDYGVMIFLLTFNLIIVSSYRVDNVLSMAKDRISTICIGVALCLVMSLLVFPNWSGEDLHKSTISKLDGIANSIEVTVVEYFNDSEKQANEDDSSEDPIYKCYEAILDSKAKDETLAMQANWEPRYSRSCHRIPWQQYATVGASLRHFSYTVVALHGCLQSEIQTPRSIRNLYKDSCIKLAKEVSKVLRVMANSIRNKRQIPLERLSDNLSEALQDLDNALKSHPQLILGSRNGRSQIPITPKTPKTPNLYMLDEDTRITLSSIKSDYCSPDGNKSKEHSREQTKEGQVHKKVLRPQVSNNMTMSMITSLEFSEALPFAAFTSLLVEMVAKLGHVMDKVEELGNMSHFREFRDDDNDEIVVTCERPKTNTAENDLPSYGGLE, encoded by the exons ATGACAGATGATCAAAACGACgccgcttcttcttcttcttctcagtcaCTCACGGAGGAAACAACCTCAACCAGAACCCAACCACCACTCTTTCCTCACGCGCCACATCTCCCTCTCGATCTGGTGGCAGAAATTCTCTGCAAACTCCCCGTCAAACACCTCCTTCAACTCCGCCTCGTCTCCATCTCATGGAATTCCCTTATCTCTCATAATCCCGATTTCTCCGCCAAACACCTCCGCTGCTCAACCTCCAATCGCAACCGCCACCACCTCATCCTAAACTCcactctctcctcacgtcacttcATTCTATCTCATTCCCCTATCTCCTCTTTTTTCAGTTCCACTTCCCCTATTACCGTAACGCACTTTACGATTTCGCACTCTCTTGATAATGGAAACACCGGTAGAGGAAGAGGAGTTGTTACCACTTGTGACGGCATCATTTGTTTTG TAGCACTATCAATAAAAGTTTCAATGGATCATGAGACCAATACTGCTAAGCTAAGCTCAAGCCATTGGAAATCATTTTACAGCTTTGCTGATAAAATGAAAAGATTTCCAGGTTTAATGAGGAGAACAATTTGGAAAGTTGGCAAAGATGATCCAAGAAAAGTGGTTCATTCTTTGAAAGTTGGTTTGGCATTGACACTAATTTCTTTGTTGTATCTTACGGATCCGTTGTACAGAGGGATAGGAAAAAATGCTGTGGTGGCTGTCATGACTGTGGTGGTTGTGATGGAGTTCACTGTCG GAGGAACCTTATCCAAAGGACTAAATAGAGGATTAGGAACTCTTTCTGCAGGATTGTTGGCATTTTTCATTGAGTATCTTGCAGATGCACCCGGCCATATTTTTCGAGCGGTTTTCATTGGTGCTGCGGTTTTCATTTTAG GAGCTGCAGCTACTTATGTCAGATTCATTCCTTATATAAAGAAGAATTATGACTATGGTGTTATGATATTTCTTTTGACATTCAATTTGATAATTGTATCAAGTTACCGCGTTGATAATGTCTTGAGCATGGCAAAAGACCGCATCTCTACCATATGCATTGGCGTCGCCCTTTGTCTAGTGATGAGCCTATTAGTATTTCCAAACTGGTCAGGAGAAGACCTTCATAAATCCACCATATCAAAGCTTGATGGCATAGCCAACTCTATTGAAG TTACCGTTGTGGAATATTTTAATGATTCTGAAAAACAAGCAAATGAAGATGATTCATCTGAGGATCCTATTTACAAGTGCTACGAGGCCATTTTAGACTCTAAGGCCAAGGATGAAACGCTT GCAATGCAAGCAAATTGGGAGCCAAGATACTCAAGAAGCTGCCACAGGATCCCGTGGCAGCAATATGCAACAGTGGGAGCTTCTCTTCGTCATTTTAGTTACACTGTTGTAGCTCTACATGGATGTCTTCAATCCGAAATTCAG ACACCGAGGTCAATCCGTAATCTGtacaaagattcttgcatcaaacttgcaaaagaagTATCAAAAGTACTAAGGGTAATGGCGAACAGCATAAGGAACAAGCGACAAATTCCCCTCGAGAGACTCTCTGATAATCTGAGTGAAGCTTTACAAGACCTTGACAATGCATTGAAATCGCATCCACAACTTATACTAGGATCGAGGAATGGTCGAAGTCAAATCCCCATAACCCCCAAAACTCCTAAAACCCCCAACCTCTACATGCTTGATGAAGACACAAGAATCACCTTATCAAGTATTAAAAGTGATTATTGTTCTCCGGATGGAAATAAATCGAAAGAGCACTCCCGAGAACAAACAAAAGAAGGACAAGTACACAAGAAGGTTTTGAGGCCACAAGTGAGTAATAATATGACTATGAGTATGATCACTAGCCTTGAGTTCTCAGAAGCACTTCCTTTTGCTGCTTTCACTTCATTGCTGGTGGAGATGGTTGCAAAACTAGGCCATGTTATGGATAAAGTTGAAGAATTGGGCAATATGTCTCACTTTAGAGAGTTTAGAGACGATGACAATGATGAGATTGTTGTAACTTGTGAGAGACCAAAAACGAATACAGCTGAGAATGACTTGCCTTCTTATGGAGGACTAGAGTAG
- the LOC131631240 gene encoding aluminum-activated malate transporter 14-like isoform X2, whose product MDHETNTAKLSSSHWKSFYSFADKMKRFPGLMRRTIWKVGKDDPRKVVHSLKVGLALTLISLLYLTDPLYRGIGKNAVVAVMTVVVVMEFTVGGTLSKGLNRGLGTLSAGLLAFFIEYLADAPGHIFRAVFIGAAVFILGAAATYVRFIPYIKKNYDYGVMIFLLTFNLIIVSSYRVDNVLSMAKDRISTICIGVALCLVMSLLVFPNWSGEDLHKSTISKLDGIANSIEVTVVEYFNDSEKQANEDDSSEDPIYKCYEAILDSKAKDETLAMQANWEPRYSRSCHRIPWQQYATVGASLRHFSYTVVALHGCLQSEIQTPRSIRNLYKDSCIKLAKEVSKVLRVMANSIRNKRQIPLERLSDNLSEALQDLDNALKSHPQLILGSRNGRSQIPITPKTPKTPNLYMLDEDTRITLSSIKSDYCSPDGNKSKEHSREQTKEGQVHKKVLRPQVSNNMTMSMITSLEFSEALPFAAFTSLLVEMVAKLGHVMDKVEELGNMSHFREFRDDDNDEIVVTCERPKTNTAENDLPSYGGLE is encoded by the exons ATGGATCATGAGACCAATACTGCTAAGCTAAGCTCAAGCCATTGGAAATCATTTTACAGCTTTGCTGATAAAATGAAAAGATTTCCAGGTTTAATGAGGAGAACAATTTGGAAAGTTGGCAAAGATGATCCAAGAAAAGTGGTTCATTCTTTGAAAGTTGGTTTGGCATTGACACTAATTTCTTTGTTGTATCTTACGGATCCGTTGTACAGAGGGATAGGAAAAAATGCTGTGGTGGCTGTCATGACTGTGGTGGTTGTGATGGAGTTCACTGTCG GAGGAACCTTATCCAAAGGACTAAATAGAGGATTAGGAACTCTTTCTGCAGGATTGTTGGCATTTTTCATTGAGTATCTTGCAGATGCACCCGGCCATATTTTTCGAGCGGTTTTCATTGGTGCTGCGGTTTTCATTTTAG GAGCTGCAGCTACTTATGTCAGATTCATTCCTTATATAAAGAAGAATTATGACTATGGTGTTATGATATTTCTTTTGACATTCAATTTGATAATTGTATCAAGTTACCGCGTTGATAATGTCTTGAGCATGGCAAAAGACCGCATCTCTACCATATGCATTGGCGTCGCCCTTTGTCTAGTGATGAGCCTATTAGTATTTCCAAACTGGTCAGGAGAAGACCTTCATAAATCCACCATATCAAAGCTTGATGGCATAGCCAACTCTATTGAAG TTACCGTTGTGGAATATTTTAATGATTCTGAAAAACAAGCAAATGAAGATGATTCATCTGAGGATCCTATTTACAAGTGCTACGAGGCCATTTTAGACTCTAAGGCCAAGGATGAAACGCTT GCAATGCAAGCAAATTGGGAGCCAAGATACTCAAGAAGCTGCCACAGGATCCCGTGGCAGCAATATGCAACAGTGGGAGCTTCTCTTCGTCATTTTAGTTACACTGTTGTAGCTCTACATGGATGTCTTCAATCCGAAATTCAG ACACCGAGGTCAATCCGTAATCTGtacaaagattcttgcatcaaacttgcaaaagaagTATCAAAAGTACTAAGGGTAATGGCGAACAGCATAAGGAACAAGCGACAAATTCCCCTCGAGAGACTCTCTGATAATCTGAGTGAAGCTTTACAAGACCTTGACAATGCATTGAAATCGCATCCACAACTTATACTAGGATCGAGGAATGGTCGAAGTCAAATCCCCATAACCCCCAAAACTCCTAAAACCCCCAACCTCTACATGCTTGATGAAGACACAAGAATCACCTTATCAAGTATTAAAAGTGATTATTGTTCTCCGGATGGAAATAAATCGAAAGAGCACTCCCGAGAACAAACAAAAGAAGGACAAGTACACAAGAAGGTTTTGAGGCCACAAGTGAGTAATAATATGACTATGAGTATGATCACTAGCCTTGAGTTCTCAGAAGCACTTCCTTTTGCTGCTTTCACTTCATTGCTGGTGGAGATGGTTGCAAAACTAGGCCATGTTATGGATAAAGTTGAAGAATTGGGCAATATGTCTCACTTTAGAGAGTTTAGAGACGATGACAATGATGAGATTGTTGTAACTTGTGAGAGACCAAAAACGAATACAGCTGAGAATGACTTGCCTTCTTATGGAGGACTAGAGTAG